One window from the genome of Candidatus Synechococcus calcipolaris G9 encodes:
- a CDS encoding NAD(P)H-quinone oxidoreductase subunit H produces MPTLETRTEPMIINMGPHHPSMHGVLRLMVTLDGEDVLDCEPVIGYLHRGMEKIAENRTNIMFIPYVSRWDYAAGMFNEAVTVNAPEKLANIAVPKRASYIRVIMLELNRIANHLLWLGPFLADVGAQTPFFYIFRERELIYDLFEAVTGMRFINNNYFRMGGVAVDLTYGWVSKCQDFCDYFLPKVDEYERLITNNPIFIRRLEGVGTITREEAINWGLSGPMLRGSGVNWDLRKVDHYECYDDFDWDVQTETAGDCIARYLVRIREMRESVKIIYQALKGLPGGPYENLEAQRMLEGAKSKWNDFEYQFLGKKIAPTFKIPKGEHYVRVESGKGELGIYLIGDDNVFPWRWKIRAPDFNNLQILPKLLKGMKVADIVAILGSIDVIMGSVDR; encoded by the coding sequence ATGCCAACTCTTGAGACTCGCACCGAACCCATGATTATCAACATGGGGCCCCACCATCCGTCCATGCACGGTGTGTTGCGGTTAATGGTGACCTTAGACGGTGAAGATGTCCTTGACTGTGAGCCAGTGATTGGCTATCTGCACCGAGGGATGGAAAAAATTGCCGAGAACCGCACCAATATTATGTTTATTCCCTACGTGAGTCGTTGGGATTATGCTGCGGGAATGTTTAATGAGGCCGTGACAGTCAATGCTCCCGAAAAACTGGCGAATATCGCTGTACCAAAGCGGGCCAGTTACATCCGGGTGATCATGCTGGAGTTGAACCGCATTGCCAACCACCTGCTGTGGCTGGGGCCCTTCTTGGCCGACGTGGGGGCCCAAACCCCCTTCTTCTATATCTTCCGAGAACGGGAACTGATCTACGATTTATTTGAAGCCGTCACCGGAATGCGATTCATCAATAATAACTACTTCCGCATGGGTGGGGTGGCCGTTGATTTAACCTATGGCTGGGTGAGTAAGTGCCAGGATTTTTGCGACTACTTTCTGCCTAAGGTGGATGAATACGAGCGGCTAATTACGAATAATCCTATTTTTATCCGCCGTCTGGAAGGGGTCGGCACGATTACCCGGGAAGAAGCGATCAACTGGGGACTGTCTGGGCCAATGCTGCGCGGCTCTGGCGTGAACTGGGATCTGCGCAAGGTAGATCACTACGAATGTTACGACGACTTTGATTGGGACGTACAAACTGAAACGGCTGGAGATTGCATTGCCCGCTATCTGGTGCGAATTCGGGAGATGCGTGAATCAGTGAAGATCATTTACCAAGCTCTCAAAGGGTTACCCGGCGGCCCCTACGAAAACCTAGAGGCCCAACGGATGCTAGAAGGGGCAAAATCCAAGTGGAATGACTTTGAATATCAATTTCTTGGCAAAAAAATTGCCCCGACCTTCAAGATTCCCAAGGGGGAACACTACGTCCGGGTAGAATCCGGCAAGGGAGAACTGGGCATTTATCTGATTGGAGATGATAATGTCTTTCCTTGGCGGTGGAAGATCCGCGCCCCAGATTTTAATAATCTGCAAATCTTACCCAAGCTACTAAAGGGGATGAAGGTGGCAGATATTGTCGCTATTCTTGGCAGTATCGATGTGATTATGGGATCCGTCGATCGCTAG
- a CDS encoding M20 family metallopeptidase, whose protein sequence is MDVNIRELATTLTPRLIEIRRHFHRHPELSGQEQQTASYVAGVLSSAGLRVREEVGRLGVVADLPGKGGDQRCLAIRTDMDALPIQERTGAEFASKHPGIMHACGHDVHTTVGLGTAMILAELQEHVSGKLRFIFQPAEEIAQGARWMIQDGIMADVSAILSLHVFPSIPAGQIAVRYGALTAAADDIELIIIGESGHGARPHEAIDAIWIAAQVITTLQQAISRTQNPLRPVVLTIGKISGGRAANVIADQVQLQGTVRSLHPETREQLPDWIEQIVANVCASYGATYKLTYRPGVPSVQNSPFLSQLLADAATDMLGPEAVQILPEPSLGAEDFSLYLEHAPGAMFRLGVGFSDRPNYPLHHPQFEVDEQAITVGVMTLAQAALKYWKL, encoded by the coding sequence ATGGATGTAAATATTCGCGAATTGGCAACAACTCTCACCCCTCGTTTAATTGAAATTCGCCGTCATTTTCATCGACATCCTGAACTCAGTGGCCAAGAACAGCAAACGGCCTCCTACGTGGCAGGGGTTTTGTCGTCGGCGGGTCTCCGCGTGCGGGAAGAGGTGGGACGGTTGGGTGTTGTCGCTGATTTACCTGGGAAGGGCGGAGATCAGAGATGCCTGGCGATTCGCACTGACATGGATGCTCTGCCGATCCAGGAACGTACCGGAGCAGAGTTTGCTTCCAAGCATCCGGGGATCATGCATGCCTGCGGCCATGATGTCCATACAACCGTTGGCCTAGGAACGGCGATGATTTTGGCTGAGTTACAGGAGCATGTATCGGGGAAATTGCGTTTTATTTTCCAGCCTGCAGAAGAAATTGCCCAGGGTGCTCGGTGGATGATTCAGGATGGGATCATGGCGGATGTGAGTGCGATTCTATCCCTACATGTCTTCCCTAGTATTCCGGCAGGGCAGATTGCAGTGCGTTATGGGGCCCTGACGGCGGCGGCGGATGATATTGAGTTAATTATTATTGGCGAATCGGGGCATGGGGCCCGACCCCACGAAGCCATCGATGCGATTTGGATTGCGGCCCAGGTGATTACAACCTTGCAGCAGGCGATTAGTCGTACCCAAAACCCCTTACGGCCAGTGGTACTGACCATTGGCAAAATTAGTGGTGGTCGGGCAGCGAATGTGATTGCCGATCAGGTGCAACTCCAGGGAACGGTGCGATCGCTCCATCCAGAAACACGAGAGCAATTACCCGATTGGATTGAACAAATTGTTGCTAATGTCTGTGCATCCTATGGGGCTACCTACAAATTGACCTATCGACCAGGGGTACCGTCAGTGCAAAACAGTCCCTTTTTATCCCAATTGTTGGCAGATGCGGCAACGGATATGTTGGGGCCGGAAGCAGTACAGATTCTGCCGGAACCGTCCTTGGGGGCAGAAGATTTCTCTCTGTACCTTGAACATGCACCGGGGGCTATGTTTCGTCTAGGGGTGGGCTTCAGCGATCGCCCCAACTATCCCCTGCACCATCCCCAATTTGAGGTTGATGAGCAGGCTATTACCGTGGGAGTCATGACCCTGGCCCAGGCAGCCCTGAAGTACTGGAAACTTTAG
- a CDS encoding NYN domain-containing protein encodes MQSNYERLSIFVDGNNMFYAQQKNGWFFDPRRVLEYFTQDTNITLVNAFWYTGLKDPQDQRSFRDALINLGYTVRTKMLKEYYDDTVGKYSQKANLDIEIVVDMFNTVGQYDRVILFSGDGDFERAIELLRSKNTHITVVSTEGMIARELRNATDRYIDLNELRPHIEKSDGSNPG; translated from the coding sequence ATGCAGTCGAATTACGAACGCCTATCCATTTTTGTGGATGGGAATAATATGTTCTATGCACAACAAAAGAATGGGTGGTTTTTTGATCCCCGACGAGTTTTGGAGTACTTTACCCAAGATACTAACATTACGCTAGTCAATGCCTTTTGGTATACCGGCCTTAAGGATCCCCAAGATCAGCGATCCTTTCGAGATGCCCTGATTAATTTGGGATATACCGTCCGCACCAAAATGCTGAAGGAATACTATGACGATACGGTGGGAAAGTATTCCCAAAAGGCTAACCTAGATATTGAAATTGTTGTGGATATGTTTAATACCGTAGGGCAGTACGATCGCGTGATCCTATTTAGTGGTGATGGCGATTTTGAACGAGCCATTGAACTGTTGCGATCGAAAAATACCCATATTACAGTCGTTTCCACGGAAGGAATGATTGCTAGAGAACTTCGCAATGCCACAGATCGCTACATTGACCTAAATGAGTTACGTCCCCACATCGAGAAAAGTGATGGTTCAAACCCAGGTTAG
- a CDS encoding AMIN domain-containing protein, protein MSQSQFLQRLGVGCAATILVVATQPSGLAASTEVTGIRLVPGQDGIQLLFNVQGNIRPAVFTVNRGNSSLADITNSQLRLPEGGSFRQDNPAPGITSVEVAQLDATTIRVTVNGVASAPIGEVIRREDGSGLQLNFLNAQQPAGTPREPVAGQPAPTRPGPNSAPPFTSRAVAPPVGDMLIGPINAAPDIVDLGSNERIPRLLLREAPVREVLSLLARAANMNVVFPESSGADGPGGMNISLDIENESVQDVFNYVLRVANLQANRQGRTVFVGQYLPPNAQNRIVRTIRLNQMRVFGLQGTTRALITTAQTGGSISGVGSGGTGGTSGATAETALGRKMEMGEVDIQLGAIQLLEMYGANLRDVFQAPTGAACDETTSFNVAGASISDVCRGTLLRGLEAMGDPRTNTVTLVGTPRKVEIATNLLTQFDVRKRQAMVNVKFIDVNLLAGKESNVDIITNAGSSLFGAIFDASGLTLQSGNLPAGTPGGRTFEGPQIFPPEIQSTFDTATGAVNSAVRPFIGVPGLAVPGLGVGETLSTFFSQVQLAITSGNATILTNPTLVIQEGSAAQVNLTQEIFSGIQSTSSTTGTGSGAAVAATNITPIIRPAGVIFNVTIEQIDDNGFITLQLSPEVSAPSGTYSVVFPGVANPSSGTLLSQRRMESGRIRIRDGQTLLLAGIIQDQDRSLVTKIPVLGDIPLLGKLFRRESNQRQRNELVVMVTPKLVDDSQDNSFGYQYSPGSGVPSGIQRRVTTP, encoded by the coding sequence GTGAGTCAGTCTCAATTTTTACAGCGTTTAGGTGTTGGCTGCGCAGCTACAATTTTGGTGGTTGCAACTCAGCCCTCTGGGTTGGCCGCCAGTACGGAAGTGACGGGTATTCGTCTAGTACCTGGTCAGGACGGAATTCAATTACTGTTTAATGTTCAAGGCAATATTCGCCCAGCGGTATTTACCGTGAATCGGGGTAACTCTTCCTTGGCAGATATTACTAATAGCCAATTACGGCTACCGGAAGGAGGATCCTTTCGCCAAGATAATCCTGCCCCCGGTATTACCTCTGTGGAGGTGGCACAACTGGATGCCACTACGATTCGGGTAACGGTCAATGGCGTTGCCTCTGCCCCCATTGGCGAAGTGATTCGCCGGGAAGACGGGTCAGGTCTGCAACTGAATTTTTTGAATGCTCAACAACCTGCCGGTACTCCCCGTGAGCCGGTGGCGGGTCAACCTGCACCCACGCGGCCGGGGCCAAATTCCGCTCCACCCTTTACCTCCCGGGCCGTTGCCCCTCCTGTGGGTGATATGTTAATTGGCCCCATTAATGCTGCTCCTGATATTGTGGATCTCGGCTCCAATGAGCGGATTCCCCGCCTTTTATTACGGGAAGCGCCGGTACGGGAAGTCCTCTCCCTATTGGCTCGGGCCGCCAATATGAATGTGGTCTTTCCTGAATCGAGTGGTGCGGATGGCCCCGGTGGCATGAACATTTCCCTGGACATTGAAAATGAGTCAGTTCAGGATGTTTTTAACTATGTCCTACGGGTCGCGAACCTACAGGCTAATCGCCAGGGTCGGACAGTGTTTGTCGGTCAATATCTGCCCCCAAATGCCCAAAACCGAATTGTGCGAACGATTCGCTTGAACCAAATGCGCGTTTTTGGTTTACAGGGTACAACCCGGGCATTGATTACCACTGCCCAAACTGGCGGCTCCATTTCTGGGGTTGGGTCAGGTGGCACCGGCGGAACATCGGGGGCAACTGCGGAAACAGCCCTAGGTCGGAAGATGGAAATGGGCGAGGTGGATATTCAACTGGGGGCCATTCAACTCCTAGAAATGTATGGGGCAAACCTACGGGATGTGTTCCAAGCTCCTACGGGTGCGGCCTGTGATGAAACTACGAGTTTTAACGTCGCCGGTGCTAGTATTTCCGATGTGTGCCGAGGAACCCTCCTGCGGGGGTTAGAGGCCATGGGAGATCCCCGCACCAATACCGTTACCTTGGTCGGTACGCCTCGCAAAGTGGAAATTGCCACCAACCTTCTCACCCAGTTTGATGTGCGGAAACGGCAGGCTATGGTTAATGTCAAGTTTATTGATGTGAACCTCTTGGCCGGTAAAGAATCCAATGTGGATATTATTACCAATGCCGGTTCAAGCCTGTTTGGGGCAATTTTTGATGCCTCTGGCTTGACCCTACAGTCGGGAAATCTGCCAGCGGGAACGCCCGGGGGACGAACCTTTGAGGGGCCCCAAATTTTCCCTCCAGAAATTCAGAGTACATTCGACACTGCTACAGGGGCAGTGAATAGTGCGGTTCGTCCTTTTATTGGTGTTCCGGGGTTAGCGGTTCCGGGGTTGGGTGTGGGAGAAACCCTGAGTACGTTCTTTTCCCAGGTGCAGTTAGCAATCACCTCTGGTAATGCCACCATCTTGACGAATCCTACCCTGGTGATCCAAGAAGGTAGTGCTGCCCAGGTGAACCTGACCCAAGAGATTTTCTCAGGGATTCAATCCACGTCAAGTACGACGGGAACCGGTAGTGGGGCAGCGGTAGCGGCGACAAACATTACCCCCATTATCCGGCCAGCGGGGGTGATCTTTAATGTCACCATTGAGCAAATCGATGACAATGGTTTTATTACTCTGCAACTGTCTCCAGAAGTGAGTGCCCCCAGTGGAACCTATTCGGTGGTCTTCCCCGGTGTGGCTAACCCGTCTTCGGGTACGTTACTCTCCCAGCGACGGATGGAGTCGGGACGGATTCGGATTCGGGATGGTCAGACCCTACTACTGGCAGGGATTATCCAGGATCAGGATCGATCCCTAGTGACGAAGATTCCGGTTCTGGGGGATATTCCTTTGCTGGGTAAACTCTTCCGGCGGGAAAGTAACCAGCGACAGCGGAACGAATTGGTGGTGATGGTGACTCCTAAGCTGGTAGATGACTCTCAGGATAATAGCTTTGGCTATCAGTACAGTCCTGGGTCAGGTGTTCCTTCAGGGATTCAACGCCGCGTCACCACTCCCTAG
- a CDS encoding pilus assembly protein PilO translates to MTLTGDFGAPLQEEQGPTYPTFFGITLTPIVSGILIAIVGLGAAAYLATILIAPKLEEAAQIQLELSQKEDDLARREEILRQLNEVIASIGRARAENQQVRGLFASQEALDTLLLDLNGIIMRSSAQLNSFEPDYAASGIVQDGSLGPELNGKLRRQVTSIAMEGAYAQTLQVMEQIDQQQNVLVIRDLILEQIPEQAGQVRSTFKLVAYVPLTTEEIAAAAPAEEAAQGESDAQGAPEEEQQQ, encoded by the coding sequence ATGACCCTAACTGGTGATTTTGGGGCACCCCTGCAAGAGGAACAAGGCCCCACCTATCCGACATTTTTTGGGATTACCCTGACTCCCATCGTCAGTGGCATTTTGATCGCCATTGTCGGCCTAGGGGCGGCGGCCTACCTGGCCACCATCTTGATTGCCCCCAAACTGGAAGAAGCAGCCCAAATTCAACTGGAACTATCCCAAAAAGAAGATGACTTAGCCCGCCGAGAAGAAATTCTCCGCCAGTTAAATGAGGTCATTGCCAGTATTGGCCGGGCCAGGGCTGAAAATCAACAGGTACGGGGTCTGTTTGCCAGTCAAGAAGCCCTAGATACGCTGCTTTTAGATCTAAATGGAATTATTATGCGATCGTCGGCTCAACTCAATAGCTTTGAGCCCGATTATGCAGCTTCAGGAATTGTCCAGGATGGCTCCCTTGGCCCTGAATTAAATGGCAAACTAAGACGACAGGTCACCAGTATTGCCATGGAAGGAGCCTATGCCCAAACACTGCAAGTCATGGAGCAAATTGACCAGCAGCAAAATGTTCTCGTCATTCGCGATCTAATTCTAGAGCAAATACCTGAACAAGCCGGGCAAGTGCGCTCCACGTTCAAACTTGTTGCCTACGTTCCCCTAACAACGGAAGAAATTGCTGCTGCCGCCCCTGCGGAAGAAGCTGCCCAGGGTGAGTCAGATGCCCAGGGCGCACCAGAGGAGGAACAACAACAATAG
- a CDS encoding PilN domain-containing protein encodes MYSIDINLLKERPELGGAATPTVTGGASNIPIILGGVAALFFIGLVFLGSAAVSFWVQQLTLKEQEVEDQLASIAPDLQKMDELKKEQQQITAETQAFATAFNQIKPWSAVLTDLGAKTPSGMQIIKISQSPTGNELVIDGRASSFNDVNDFVLLLQNQSAFIDGPATKLATASRVGSDGDAPSGINFSLNTAMSTIPASELIEELEANGAEGLVSRINFLKEQGVVTP; translated from the coding sequence ATGTATTCCATTGATATTAACCTACTTAAGGAACGTCCAGAACTAGGAGGGGCTGCCACTCCAACTGTGACCGGCGGTGCCAGTAATATACCGATTATCCTGGGTGGGGTTGCAGCACTTTTCTTTATTGGACTCGTGTTTTTAGGCTCCGCCGCCGTCTCCTTTTGGGTACAACAACTCACCCTAAAAGAACAGGAGGTAGAAGATCAGTTAGCGTCCATCGCCCCAGATTTGCAGAAAATGGACGAGCTGAAGAAAGAGCAACAGCAAATTACCGCTGAAACCCAAGCCTTTGCTACGGCCTTCAATCAAATTAAGCCTTGGTCGGCAGTTCTGACGGATCTAGGAGCCAAAACCCCCAGCGGTATGCAAATCATTAAAATTAGTCAATCTCCCACCGGCAATGAACTGGTGATTGATGGCAGAGCGTCATCCTTTAACGATGTCAACGACTTTGTTTTACTTCTGCAAAATCAGTCTGCGTTTATTGATGGCCCGGCAACAAAATTAGCGACGGCCAGTCGCGTTGGTTCCGATGGAGATGCACCCTCAGGGATTAATTTCTCTCTGAATACGGCCATGAGCACAATTCCTGCCTCCGAACTGATTGAAGAGCTAGAGGCCAACGGTGCTGAGGGTCTTGTTTCTCGCATTAACTTTCTGAAAGAACAAGGAGTCGTCACACCATGA
- the pilM gene encoding type IV pilus assembly protein PilM: MFGKLFSKAKQGLGIELTPERVNIVQVQRQGQGTKLTTFVSVPLAEGAIVESRIIDTVAVADAIRQGIEDKRIKQKDAISAIPMGEAVIRLIRLPAELPDYELREVVLMQEAPLYLPFPREEADVDYQKLGTSLDDDGIERVEILLVGTPRDVTDAYINTFAQAGLQLSALEISSFALMRTMRDQLQQLVGEAAAIVDIGNEGTEISIVKDGIPQFNRKVPIGKDRMQEAISRAMNLPPSMGVDLLESLTVPLEPMDVTGAINPSGAAILRVLGDLADELRRSIDFYLNQGENLEVTQILLAGVGAGIGQVDEFFNQRLGCITTLVDPISLLGLETAEDIPLEKRPGMGTVIGLGLRGA; the protein is encoded by the coding sequence GTGTTTGGGAAATTATTTTCAAAAGCAAAGCAGGGCTTGGGAATTGAACTCACTCCAGAGCGGGTCAATATTGTCCAAGTGCAGCGACAGGGCCAGGGTACAAAACTGACCACCTTTGTCAGTGTCCCCCTCGCGGAGGGGGCGATCGTTGAGAGCCGGATCATTGATACGGTGGCAGTGGCCGATGCCATTCGCCAAGGTATTGAAGACAAACGGATTAAACAAAAGGATGCCATTAGTGCAATCCCGATGGGAGAAGCCGTCATTCGTCTGATTCGATTGCCCGCAGAACTCCCCGATTACGAGTTGCGGGAAGTTGTCTTAATGCAGGAAGCTCCCCTGTATCTCCCCTTCCCTCGGGAAGAAGCGGATGTCGATTACCAAAAACTAGGAACCTCCCTAGATGATGATGGCATTGAACGGGTGGAAATTTTACTCGTGGGAACCCCTCGGGATGTCACCGATGCCTACATCAATACCTTTGCCCAGGCGGGGCTACAGCTATCCGCCCTAGAAATCAGTAGCTTTGCCCTCATGCGTACCATGCGGGATCAATTGCAACAACTGGTGGGAGAAGCGGCGGCGATCGTCGATATTGGCAACGAAGGGACAGAAATTAGCATTGTCAAAGATGGGATTCCCCAGTTCAACCGCAAAGTTCCCATTGGCAAAGATCGAATGCAAGAGGCGATCAGCCGAGCCATGAACCTGCCTCCCTCCATGGGGGTTGACCTTCTGGAAAGCCTGACCGTCCCCCTAGAGCCAATGGATGTCACCGGGGCCATTAATCCCAGTGGAGCCGCTATTTTGCGTGTCCTTGGGGATCTAGCCGATGAACTCCGTCGTTCCATTGACTTTTACCTTAATCAGGGCGAGAACCTGGAAGTCACCCAAATTTTACTCGCAGGGGTTGGGGCCGGCATTGGCCAGGTGGATGAATTTTTTAATCAGCGGTTGGGCTGCATTACCACCCTCGTAGATCCGATTAGTCTTTTAGGCTTAGAAACCGCTGAAGACATTCCCCTCGAAAAACGCCCAGGCATGGGCACAGTCATTGGCTTAGGTCTGCGTGGTGCCTAG
- a CDS encoding DUF3146 family protein → MSPKPLPQTIAHVRVIDSCWNQGQIRGEVIASDYTWEFKWRFQHKELIISPSLGRALIKEPLGRFLEQQDYQLEPGGDYFFTIRAKF, encoded by the coding sequence GTGAGTCCTAAACCCCTTCCCCAGACCATTGCCCATGTACGGGTCATCGACTCCTGCTGGAACCAGGGTCAGATCCGAGGTGAGGTCATTGCCAGTGATTACACCTGGGAATTTAAGTGGCGATTTCAACACAAAGAACTGATCATTTCTCCCTCCCTGGGGCGGGCCTTAATTAAAGAACCCCTCGGCCGCTTCCTAGAACAACAGGACTATCAATTAGAGCCTGGCGGCGACTATTTTTTTACCATTCGCGCTAAGTTTTAA
- a CDS encoding Hsp70 family protein, protein MYSYAIDFGTSNTLIARWNPASQEAEVVSLPGLSTGVGEVAALIPSLLYVEDAVKPTLWMGQQVRDRGLDHRGDRRLFQRFKRGIGANVQGYLPELDQQTLTFEQVGAWFLGGVIQQLQSSHGDGGRSLILTVPVDSFEAYRAWLGQVAQGLSVDQIRLLDEPTAAALGYGLGDGELLLVLDFGGGTLDLSLVQLQAQSGGAKPLGFILKWGDRQWTDSQQQPIKTARVIAKAGLTLGGTDIDHWIVDYFQQQDSLPANEFPLSLRLAERLKITLSQQTQSQEIYFDETTFTSLDLTLGRSQLEEILREHQFFNRLDDCLTQVLQQARRQGITPADIEAVLLVGGSSQIPAVQTWLKTYFPEEKLAYRRPFTAIAMGALQLDQGMELQDFLYHSYGVRYWDRRRNRHNWHQIIPAGQAYPMAEPIELVLGASTDSQPTIELVIGELGQNSSGTEIFFDGDRLITRSTPADTHVQALNDTDQGRTLAPLDPPGYPGSDRLRVLFQVDRDRQLRITVEDLFTLERLVDQQPVIQLR, encoded by the coding sequence ATGTATAGTTATGCTATTGATTTTGGTACGAGTAATACCCTCATTGCCCGCTGGAACCCGGCCAGTCAAGAGGCAGAAGTGGTTTCATTGCCGGGGTTATCGACGGGGGTGGGAGAGGTGGCTGCCCTGATTCCCAGTCTACTGTACGTGGAAGATGCGGTAAAACCCACCCTTTGGATGGGACAACAGGTGCGGGATCGTGGTTTAGATCATCGGGGCGATCGCCGCTTATTTCAACGGTTTAAGCGGGGCATTGGGGCCAATGTGCAGGGGTACTTGCCGGAACTGGATCAACAAACCCTCACCTTTGAGCAGGTGGGTGCGTGGTTCCTAGGGGGGGTGATTCAGCAGCTTCAGTCCAGCCATGGGGATGGGGGGCGATCGCTTATTTTGACGGTTCCCGTCGATAGTTTTGAGGCCTATCGGGCCTGGTTGGGTCAGGTGGCCCAGGGCCTAAGTGTGGATCAAATTCGTCTTTTAGATGAACCAACGGCGGCGGCCCTAGGATACGGACTTGGAGATGGCGAATTACTGCTGGTATTAGACTTTGGCGGTGGTACCCTGGATCTGTCCCTCGTCCAGTTACAGGCCCAGAGCGGTGGGGCCAAACCCCTGGGATTTATCCTGAAATGGGGCGATCGCCAGTGGACTGACAGCCAACAGCAACCCATCAAAACCGCCCGGGTGATTGCCAAGGCGGGCCTGACCTTGGGGGGAACGGATATTGATCATTGGATTGTGGATTATTTTCAACAGCAGGACTCCTTGCCCGCCAATGAATTCCCCCTCAGTTTACGGTTGGCGGAACGTCTCAAGATAACCCTTTCCCAGCAAACCCAATCCCAGGAAATTTACTTCGATGAAACCACCTTTACCAGTCTGGATCTCACCCTAGGGCGATCGCAACTGGAGGAAATCTTAAGGGAGCATCAGTTTTTTAATCGCCTAGATGATTGTCTCACCCAAGTGCTACAACAAGCCCGACGCCAAGGCATTACCCCCGCCGATATTGAGGCAGTCTTACTCGTGGGGGGAAGCAGTCAGATTCCCGCTGTTCAAACCTGGTTGAAAACCTACTTCCCTGAAGAAAAATTGGCTTACCGTCGCCCCTTTACGGCCATTGCCATGGGGGCCCTACAACTGGATCAGGGAATGGAACTGCAAGACTTTTTGTACCATAGCTACGGTGTTCGTTACTGGGATCGCCGTCGGAATCGCCACAACTGGCATCAAATTATTCCGGCGGGCCAAGCCTATCCCATGGCGGAGCCAATTGAACTGGTATTAGGGGCCTCAACGGACAGTCAACCCACCATTGAATTAGTCATCGGTGAATTGGGGCAAAACTCCTCCGGTACAGAAATATTCTTTGATGGCGATCGCCTCATTACCCGCAGCACCCCAGCGGACACCCATGTACAGGCCCTAAATGATACGGATCAGGGCCGTACCCTTGCTCCCCTTGACCCGCCTGGTTATCCTGGTAGCGATCGCCTACGTGTTTTATTTCAGGTAGATCGCGATCGCCAGTTGCGGATCACCGTAGAAGATTTATTCACCCTAGAGCGTTTGGTGGATCAACAACCGGTCATTCAGCTTCGTTAA